The following are encoded together in the Thermodesulfatator atlanticus DSM 21156 genome:
- the rpsC gene encoding 30S ribosomal protein S3 — protein sequence MGQKVNPIGLRIGITRTWDSRWFAKNDFPKLVHEDFKIRRFIKERLKHAGISKIEIERAANKVRIIIHTARPGIVIGKKGVEIEALKKALEELTEGKEIHIDIVEVRRPELDAQLVAENIAMQLERRVSFRRAMKRAVALAMRFGAQGIRVQCKGRLGGAEIARKEWYREGRVPLHTLRADIDYGFAEANTKYGVIGVKVWLFKGEVLPEKGEMAPLNI from the coding sequence TTGGGTCAGAAAGTAAATCCCATAGGGTTGAGAATAGGGATTACCAGGACTTGGGATTCCCGCTGGTTTGCCAAGAATGATTTTCCTAAACTGGTACACGAAGATTTTAAGATTCGCCGTTTTATCAAGGAGCGCTTAAAGCATGCGGGAATCTCAAAAATAGAAATAGAGCGGGCAGCAAATAAAGTTCGCATTATTATTCATACTGCTCGCCCAGGAATCGTTATCGGTAAAAAAGGCGTTGAGATCGAAGCCCTTAAAAAGGCTTTAGAAGAACTTACCGAAGGAAAAGAGATTCATATCGATATCGTGGAAGTAAGACGCCCAGAGCTTGATGCGCAGCTTGTGGCTGAAAATATCGCTATGCAGCTTGAGCGTCGTGTCTCTTTCAGGCGTGCCATGAAAAGGGCGGTGGCGCTGGCCATGCGTTTTGGGGCCCAGGGCATCAGGGTGCAGTGTAAGGGGCGTCTTGGGGGAGCTGAGATCGCGCGTAAGGAATGGTACCGTGAAGGAAGAGTTCCGCTTCATACCCTTCGTGCTGATATTGATTATGGTTTTGCAGAAGCCAATACCAAATATGGTGTGATAGGGGTTAAGGTTTGGCTGTT